The window CTCGGGGCCCAGCACCGCGACATCTTTCTGATCGTTCCAGCTCTCGTCGAGCAGCCAACGTGTTGCCACCGCAGCAATGTCGCGAGTGGCACAGCTTGGCATGTTGAGGTTGCCAGAGATGGGTGAGGAAAACCCCCCTGTTCCTTTATGGTTTGAGAGCGTCTGGCAATGTTGTCCATGAACGACGGCATTGTGAGCGTACGCATCGCGACCCCAGTGCTGGCGATGAGGTCCTCCATTGCCAGGGAGCCAGTGACATAGCCTGCTTTATCGGCTAACGGCGTCCCGCGTCCCAGATGACACCGGTAGACCTACCTTTCTCAACGAAATAACAGCTGAATTTATCCGAAATACCATTCGGATCTGAAAATCAAAATCTCGCGGTAGCTAGCACTACAGTTGCAGTTTGTTTTGTTCACTAATTGTTTATGGTTCCCATACTTTCCGGAAGGCTCGAATTTCAGGCTGTCTACGGCGAAAAAAAACCGCAATTTTTTCGTTTTTCTGGCCCGGAAAATAAACTGCAACTGTAGTGCTAGCTAATTCGGGTGCCGCATAGGGTGTAATGCCACGAGACGTTACCCTATCCTGCGACATGGCGGCAGATTGGCTATACGATGACGATCAGCACAGCTATCAGAACAACAGCGGATGCAAGCAGGCTTAGAAATTTCTGCACTGGAATGCCGAATGGCTTCGGGTTTATAGCCACGAACTCAGGGTCGCTCCAGGCGGTACCTGGGAAGACAGGTGCCATCAGCATGCAGAGGAAGTAGGCTTCCGCAAGTGCGGCCGCGAGCAAGAAACTGCCAAGGCTCGAAGGCAAGGCGAATAGCAGTGCAATGGCGATGGCAGCGTTGCAAAATCCCAAAAGCATCGTCTGTCCGTTATGGAATTTGGCATGGGGTGGCCACTTCGGATTTCGTATGTGCTGGCATGCGGTTGATGGTATCACCGCGTCAAAGATCAAGCCGCCCAGGCCGCCATAAATTGCGACAAAAGCGATCATCCATTTAGCAATAAACATAGGACACACCTTTCCTGTTCACAGAAAAGGACGTGCGGGTGGCTTCTTCCTGATCAGGCGGAGAAGCTTGCACGAACGTAAATGCCACCCGGACTACCAACCGGGCTGTGACTTTTACACGTCCACAGGCACAGTATGTGACCGGGCACGGAGTTTCAACCCCGCCCATTGGGTTCATGTGTGGTCCCAGTTCGCCCGTGTGAACTGGTCGCTTTCTGGTCAGTTATGAGAGTTTTTTTTGAATGATCATCAGGTCATGTGCTCGCTCAGATACCTATTCCGGCTGTCAACTTATCGCTTTTTCTGCTCGAAATCTGACTGGTAAAAAAACGCAAAGCTGCCAGTCGGTCACTCTCCCTAAAGCAAAAATCTCTTATCAAGGGTGAAGAACATTTCTAGCGCGGGTCGCCTGAAATTTCCGGATTGTCTCGAGAGACAGGCCCTGTACCAGCATCTCATCAATCAGGTCGATATGCAGTCCCGCTAACAGAGAATGGGCATTATAGGTGGCATAAGCCATATCGGCAGTATCTGCCGCATCCATAATGCAGCGTCTCGCTTCTGCATGCATCCATTGATAATGCGGAGATTGCAGTAGTCCCCCGCTGAGTTCCCGGGCGCGGATCAGATGTCTGTTCGCAATCTTGAACATCAGGATGGCATCAAGAAACGCAACAAGACGATCTGGCGGTGCAGTGCTGGCATCAAATGGGGGGGCACTGCTTTCAACACTAGCTTTCAATGTAGCGATTTTGGCAGCCCAAAGCGCATCCAGCAGGCCGTCCCGGTTGCCGAATGCCCGAAACAGGGTGCCTTTGCCGACACAGGCGGCCAGAGCGATCGCATCCATTGTCACGGCACCCGGAATCTCGCTTTGGGCAAAAAGCCTGTCTGCGGCCGCCAGCATATCGTCAGATGACGCAGGCGGCCGCCCCCGATTTTTACGTTGCATTACGGACTGTCGGTCCGTTAAGGATGGAATTTCTGGACTCATGGTCCTTAATTCATATCGGAGAGCGGTGCATGGCGCCAACATCTATCCTTCCCCACTGGCTTGAGACAGCACTCGAAGCGCTCAGGAAGGGCGATATCGATGGCTGGATGTCGATTTATGCCACGGATGCCGTCCATGAGTTTCCATTTGCGCTTGAAGGCATGCCGACCAGCCTGACGGGACGGGATAATATTGCCGCATACATGCGGCGTCTGCCGTCATTCATTCGCTTCGGTTCAGTGAGCGATGTGCGCGTACGTGAAATCGGCGAAGAACTAATCGTGGAAGCGGTAGGCCACCATAACCGGATTTCTGACGGGGCCCCCTGCGAGATTACCTATGTATGGTTCATCACACGACGTAACGGCAA is drawn from Komagataeibacter xylinus and contains these coding sequences:
- a CDS encoding nuclear transport factor 2 family protein; amino-acid sequence: MAPTSILPHWLETALEALRKGDIDGWMSIYATDAVHEFPFALEGMPTSLTGRDNIAAYMRRLPSFIRFGSVSDVRVREIGEELIVEAVGHHNRISDGAPCEITYVWFITRRNGKVTLIRDYMNPIQLQRIAAS
- a CDS encoding TetR/AcrR family transcriptional regulator → MLAAADRLFAQSEIPGAVTMDAIALAACVGKGTLFRAFGNRDGLLDALWAAKIATLKASVESSAPPFDASTAPPDRLVAFLDAILMFKIANRHLIRARELSGGLLQSPHYQWMHAEARRCIMDAADTADMAYATYNAHSLLAGLHIDLIDEMLVQGLSLETIRKFQATRARNVLHP
- a CDS encoding DUF6640 family protein, whose protein sequence is MFIAKWMIAFVAIYGGLGGLIFDAVIPSTACQHIRNPKWPPHAKFHNGQTMLLGFCNAAIAIALLFALPSSLGSFLLAAALAEAYFLCMLMAPVFPGTAWSDPEFVAINPKPFGIPVQKFLSLLASAVVLIAVLIVIV